In Pelmatolapia mariae isolate MD_Pm_ZW linkage group LG8, Pm_UMD_F_2, whole genome shotgun sequence, one genomic interval encodes:
- the pdk2a gene encoding pyruvate dehydrogenase (acetyl-transferring) kinase isozyme 2, mitochondrial, with protein MKFVRFIMKNAAMASAPKHIEHFSKFSPSPLSMKQFLDFGSINACEKTSFAFLRQELPVRLSNIMKEINLLPDKLLTTPSVKMVQGWYVQSLMELLEFLDKNPDDHKVLGEFVDTLVTIRNRHNDVVPTMAQGVIEYKEAFPQDVATNQNIQYFLDRFYMSRISIRMLINQHTLIFDGTTNPVHPNTIGSIDPHCKVGDVVQDAFGSAKMLCDQYYLCSPDVILQEMNLKKTNHPVTIVYVPSHLYHMLFELFKNAMRATIETHESSTNLPPIKVMVSLGDEDLTIKVSDKGGGVPFRRIENLFSYMYSTAPAPPIGDQKRPPLAGFGYGLPISRLYAKYFQGDLQLYSMEGYGTDAVIYLKALSTDSIERLPVYNKTALKNYKMSQEADDWCVPSKEPLDLSSYKVTK; from the exons ATGAAGTTCGTTCGGTTTATCATGAAAAACGCCGCCATGGCCAGCGCGCCGAAACACATCGAGCATTTCTCGAAATTCTCTCCTTCACCCCTCTCCATGAAGCAGTTTCTCGATTTCG GTTCCATTAATGCCTGTGAAAAGACGTCCTTTGCTTTTCTGAGGCAGGAGCTTCCAGTAAGACTCTCAAATATCATGAAGGAGATTAACTTGCTCCCTGACAAACTGCTCACAACTCCATCTGTGAAAATGGTGCAGGGCTG GTATGTCCAGAGTTTAATGGAGCTCCTTGAGTTCCTGGACAAGAATCCTGATGATCACAAAGTCCTTGGAGA GTTTGTTGATACCTTAGTTACCATCAGAAACAGACACAATGATGTGGTGCCCACCATGGCCCAGGGTGTCATAGAATACAAAGAGGCCTTCCCCCAGGATGTGGCCACCAACCAGAACATCCAGTACTTTCTGGATCGCTTCTACATGAGCCGCATCTCAATCCGGATGCTCATCAACCAGCACA CCCTGATTTTTGATGGTACCACCAATCCGGTTCACCCAAACACCATTGGAAGCATTGATCCTCACTGTAAAGTTGGAGATGTAGTCCAGG ATGCCTTCGGAAGTGCCAAGATGCTTTGTGATCAGTACTACCTCTGTTCCCCTGATGTGATACTTCAGGAGATGAATC TGAAGAAGACGAATCATCCAGTAACAATTGTTTATGTGCCATCTCACCTTTATCACATGCTGTTTGAGCTCTTCAAG AATGCTATGAGGGCTACGATAGAGACTCATGAGAGCAGCACGAACCTTCCACCTATTAAAGTCATGGTCTCTCTTGGGGATGAAGATTTGACGATTAAG GTGAGCGACAAGGGTGGCGGTGTCCCATTTCGTAGGATTGAGAACCTTTTCAGCTACATGTACTCTACTGCTCCGGCTCCACCAATAGGAGACCAGAAACGGCCTCCACTG GCTGGCTTCGGCTACGGTCTGCCCATTTCTCGTCTCTACGCCAAGTACTTCCAGGGGGACCTGCAGCTCTACTCCATGGAGGGCTATGGCACAGACGCTGTCATCTACTTGAAG GCGCTGTCCACAGACTCCATCGAAAGGCTGCCAGTGTACAACAAAACTGCTCTGAAGAACTACAAAATGAGCCAAGAGGCTGACGACTGGTGTGTACCCAGCAAAGAGCCCCTAGATCTGAGCAGCTATAAGGTGACCAAGTGA